Proteins from a genomic interval of Aquabacterium sp. J223:
- the moaC gene encoding cyclic pyranopterin monophosphate synthase MoaC gives MSSSPPAATPASPDQQPLTHFDAQGRAHMVDVAAKVVTHRVAVAEGRIRMQAATLALVTRGEAKKGDVLGVARIAAIQAAKRTADLVPLCHPLPLTRVAVDFEVEAADDTVRCRARVETLGRTGVEMEALCAVQVGLLTVYDMLKAADRGMVIEGVRVLEKHGGKSGDWTAPAGG, from the coding sequence ATGTCATCGTCACCCCCCGCCGCCACCCCCGCCTCCCCCGACCAGCAGCCGCTCACGCACTTCGACGCGCAGGGGCGGGCGCACATGGTGGACGTCGCCGCCAAGGTGGTGACGCACCGGGTCGCGGTGGCCGAGGGCCGCATCCGCATGCAGGCGGCCACGCTGGCCCTGGTCACGCGCGGCGAGGCGAAGAAGGGCGACGTGCTGGGCGTGGCCCGCATCGCCGCCATCCAGGCCGCCAAGCGCACCGCCGACCTCGTGCCGCTGTGCCACCCGCTGCCGCTGACCCGGGTCGCCGTCGACTTCGAGGTGGAGGCGGCGGACGACACGGTGCGCTGCCGCGCACGGGTGGAAACGCTGGGCCGCACCGGCGTCGAGATGGAGGCGCTGTGCGCGGTGCAGGTCGGGCTGCTGACCGTCTACGACATGCTGAAGGCGGCCGACCGCGGCATGGTCATCGAGGGTGTGCGCGTGCTGGAGAAGCACGGCGGCAAGTCGGGCGACTGGACGGCGCCGGCGGGCGGCTGA